One Brassica napus cultivar Da-Ae chromosome A1, Da-Ae, whole genome shotgun sequence genomic region harbors:
- the LOC106354749 gene encoding sister chromatid cohesion protein PDS5 homolog C-like isoform X1, with protein MSDSEKEIENQILEAGEKLVDPPSSLDELLPLLDKIFTCLVDVEQSPPASMQNALSPLMTALVDGKLVKHSDIDVKVAVAACISEITRITAPDAPYDDDKMREVFKLIVSSFENLDDDSSRSYSKRTSILETVAKVRSCVVMLDLECDSLLIEMFQNFLKAVRDHHTGNLFSSMENIMTLVLEESEEIPPKMLSPILHYVRKDDEVPQVSRSLAEQVLSKCASKLKNYLTEAVKSSGVSLDKYSKVVASICEGTFSALQQDQLVENEKEDSQGHLTKEAEVEQDKQEAEVISTPERTDPPKDESSKSGVSNGIAQQNDSSVDTESTKKLDDTNAKDEPEQLDNPSNTGLDNTSEEKPTVEHQTQEREPSSVKEVDSSKSSDVKEETEPEALLESKDVQSLPPDDSSVNAAASENDQETSVQAFPSKTSADETANVSSPSKAEDLVEEIRPKTTTKQKKKGSSTKEAKPSADETANVSSPSKAEDLVEQIQPKTTANQKKKESSTKEAKSSSDETANVSSPSKAEDLVEEIQPKTTANQKKKESSSKEAKPSADETATVSSPSNAEDLVEETRPKTTANQKKKESSGKEAKPSAASVTEEAPEETNTSEAKVTKKSGKKVASSSKAKSTVSPSKKSTSETKAAKQSEKKAVESDNVQESSKPKVEKKKTGRGKAMDDNSSGDSEKPAVSSGKSASKSKKEVKEPIEESPNTSSKRKRSLGKASDLQTPDGNIVGSRVRVWWPIDKAYYKGVVDSYDSAKKRHLVIYDDGDQEILNLKKQKWHFLDESETEQGEEAADQTGHEEEEPQSKKAKTGKQSKIGASGKKGGGAGSSKSKATPASKSGKKSQDDKPKDSKAAKGKAKSTPASKTKDSDVESESEETPKAPEPATKGKSVSSGKSQASQSKSGKKRKR; from the exons ATGTCGGATTCTGAGAAAGAGATCGAGAATCAGATTCTGGAAGCAGGGGAAAAGCTTGTTGATCCACCTTCTTCACTCGATGAGCTTCTTCCTCTCCTTGAC AAAATCTTCACTTGCTTAGTAGATGTTGAGCAGTCACCTCCTGCCTCAATGCAGAATGCGCTCTCTCCATTGATGACAGCATTAGTCGATGGGAAACTCGTCAAGCATTCTGATATCGATGTGAAAGTTGCAGTCGCTGCCTGCATCAGTGAGATTACTAGAATAACTGCTCCGGATGCTCCTTATGATGATGATAAGATGAGG GAGGTATTTAAGCTAATCGTATCATCATTTGAAAATTTAGACGACGACTCTAGTCGCTCCTATTCCAAAAGGACCTCGATCCTTGAAACTGTGGCCAAGGTCAGATCGTGCGTTGTGATGTTGGATCTTGAATGTGATTCACTTCTTATCGAGATGTTCCAAAACTTCTTGAAGGCCGTTAG GGACCATCATACAGGGAACTTATTTTCTTCTATGGAGAACATTATGACACTTGTTTTAGAAGAAAGCGAGGAGATACCTCCAAAGATGCTTTCACCAATTCTGCATTATGTTAGAAAGGATGATGAG GTTCCCCAAGTATCACGGAGTTTAGCAGAACAAGTTCTCAGTAAATGTGCTAGCAAGCTCAAAAATTATCTGACTGAAGCAGTGAAATCGTCGGGTGTCTCTTTAGATAAGTATAGTAAGGTAGTGGCTTCGATATGTGAAGGGACATTCAGTGCTTTGCAGCAGGACCAACTTGTTGAGAATGAGAAAGAG GATAGTCAAGGTCATTTAACAAAGGAAGCAGAAGTAGAG cAGGATAAACAGGAGGCAGAAGTAATTTCTACACCCGAGCGAACTGATCCACCTAAGGACGAATCAAGTAAGTCAGGAGTCAGCAATGGCATTGCGCAGCAAAATGATTCTTCTGTTGATACTGAGTCTACAAAGAAGCTAGATGATACGAATGCTAAAGATGAGCCTGAACAACTTGATAATCCTAGCAACACTGGCTTGGATAATACATCTGAAGAGAAACCAACTGTTGAACATCAAACTCAGGAAAGAGAACCTAGTTCTGTCAAAGAGGTGGATTCATCAAAAAGTTCAGATGTCAAGGAGGAGACTGAACCTGAAGCACTCTTGGAAAGCAAGGATGTGCAAAGTTTGCCTCCTGATGATTCATCTGTTAACGCTGCTGCTTCTGAAAATGATCAGGAAACAAGTGTGCAGGCTTTTCCATCGAAGACATCAGCTGATGAAACTGCCAATGTCAGTTCTCCATCTAAGGCTGAAGATCTTGTTGAGGAAATCCGGCCGAAGACGACTACAAAGCAGAAGAAAAAGGGGAGCTCGACGAAGGAGGCCAAGCCATCAGCTGATGAAACTGCCAATGTCAGTTCTCCATCTAAGGCTGAAGATCTCGTTGAGCAAATCCAGCCTAAGACGACTGCAAACCAGAAGAAAAAGGAGAGCTCGACGAAGGAGGCCAAGTCATCATCTGATGAAACTGCCAATGTCAGTTCTCCATCTAAGGCTGAAGATCTCGTTGAGGAAATCCAGCCTAAGACAACTGCAAACCAGAAGAAAAAGGAGAGCTCGTCGAAGGAGGCCAAGCCATCAGCTGATGAAACTGCCACTGTCAGTTCTCCATCTAATGCTGAAGATCTTGTTGAGGAAACCCGGCCTAAGACGACCGCAAACCAGAAGAAAAAGGAGAGCTCGGGGAAGGAGGCCAAGCCATCTGCTGCTAGTGTTACCGAAGAAGCTCCCGAAGAAACAAACACTTCTGAAGCTAAAGTGACAAAAAAGTCCGGAAAAAAGGTTGCCTCATCAAGTAAAGCCAAGTCTACTGTTTCTCCTTCAAAGAAAAGCACCTCTGAGACAAAAGCTGCAAAGCAGTCAGAGAAGAAGGCAGTTGAGAGTGATAATGTACAAGAATCCTCAAAGCCAAaagtggaaaagaaaaaaacaggaCGTGGGAAAGCCATGGATGATAATTCTTCAGGTGATAGTGAAAAA CCGGCTGTTTCCTCTGGAAAGTCAGCCTCAAAGTCAAAGAAAGAAGTGAAGGAACCGATAGAAGAGAGTCCTAATACAAGCTCAAAGAGAAAACGAAGTCTGGGCAAA GCATCTGATCTCCAAACCCCTGACGGAAATATAGTTGGGTCGAGGGTCAGGGTCTGGTGGCCTATTGATAAAGC GTATTATAAAGGTGTGGTCGATTCATATGATTCTGCTAAGAAGAGACATCTG GTTATCTATGATGATGGAGATCAAGAAATCTTGAATCTTAAGAAACAGAAGTGGCATTTTCTGGATGAATCAGAAACAGAG CAGGGTGAAGAAGCTGCTGATCAGACAGGTCATGAGGAAGAAGA GCCCCAGAGTAAGAAAGCTAAGACAGGCAAGCAATCAAAGATTGGAGCATCAGGGAAAAA GGGTGGTGGGGCTGGTTCAAGCAAGTCTAAAGCTACTCCTGCTTCCAAGTCCGGCAAGAAGTCCCAGGATGACAAACCAAAGGATTCAAAGGCGGCTAAAGGCAAAGCAAAATCTACACCTGCTTCTAAGACCAAGGACAGCGATGTGGAGTCAGAATCGGAAGAGACGCCGAAGGCACCAGAACCAGCAACCAAGGGGAAATCAGTCAGTTCAGGCAAGTCGCAGGCAAGTCAGTCCAAGTCCGGTAAGAAGAGGAAGCGATGA
- the LOC106354749 gene encoding sister chromatid cohesion protein PDS5 homolog C-like isoform X2 has translation MSDSEKEIENQILEAGEKLVDPPSSLDELLPLLDKIFTCLVDVEQSPPASMQNALSPLMTALVDGKLVKHSDIDVKVAVAACISEITRITAPDAPYDDDKMREVFKLIVSSFENLDDDSSRSYSKRTSILETVAKVRSCVVMLDLECDSLLIEMFQNFLKAVRDHHTGNLFSSMENIMTLVLEESEEIPPKMLSPILHYVRKDDEVPQVSRSLAEQVLSKCASKLKNYLTEAVKSSGVSLDKYSKVVASICEGTFSALQQDQLVENEKEDSQGHLTKEAEVEQDKQEAEVISTPERTDPPKDESSKSGVSNGIAQQNDSSVDTESTKKLDDTNAKDEPEQLDNPSNTGLDNTSEEKPTVEHQTQEREPSSVKEVDSSKSSDVKEETEPEALLESKDVQSLPPDDSSVNAAASENDQETSVQAFPSKTSADETANVSSPSKAEDLVEEIRPKTTTKQKKKGSSTKEAKPSADETANVSSPSKAEDLVEQIQPKTTANQKKKESSTKEAKSSSDETANVSSPSKAEDLVEEIQPKTTANQKKKESSSKEAKPSADETATVSSPSNAEDLVEETRPKTTANQKKKESSGKEAKPSAASVTEEAPEETNTSEAKVTKKSGKKVASSSKAKSTVSPSKKSTSETKAAKQSEKKAVESDNVQESSKPKVEKKKTGRGKAMDDNSSGDSEKPAVSSGKSASKSKKEVKEPIEESPNTSSKRKRSLGKASDLQTPDGNIVGSRVRVWWPIDKAYYKGVVDSYDSAKKRHLVIYDDGDQEILNLKKQKWHFLDESETEGEEAADQTGHEEEEPQSKKAKTGKQSKIGASGKKGGGAGSSKSKATPASKSGKKSQDDKPKDSKAAKGKAKSTPASKTKDSDVESESEETPKAPEPATKGKSVSSGKSQASQSKSGKKRKR, from the exons ATGTCGGATTCTGAGAAAGAGATCGAGAATCAGATTCTGGAAGCAGGGGAAAAGCTTGTTGATCCACCTTCTTCACTCGATGAGCTTCTTCCTCTCCTTGAC AAAATCTTCACTTGCTTAGTAGATGTTGAGCAGTCACCTCCTGCCTCAATGCAGAATGCGCTCTCTCCATTGATGACAGCATTAGTCGATGGGAAACTCGTCAAGCATTCTGATATCGATGTGAAAGTTGCAGTCGCTGCCTGCATCAGTGAGATTACTAGAATAACTGCTCCGGATGCTCCTTATGATGATGATAAGATGAGG GAGGTATTTAAGCTAATCGTATCATCATTTGAAAATTTAGACGACGACTCTAGTCGCTCCTATTCCAAAAGGACCTCGATCCTTGAAACTGTGGCCAAGGTCAGATCGTGCGTTGTGATGTTGGATCTTGAATGTGATTCACTTCTTATCGAGATGTTCCAAAACTTCTTGAAGGCCGTTAG GGACCATCATACAGGGAACTTATTTTCTTCTATGGAGAACATTATGACACTTGTTTTAGAAGAAAGCGAGGAGATACCTCCAAAGATGCTTTCACCAATTCTGCATTATGTTAGAAAGGATGATGAG GTTCCCCAAGTATCACGGAGTTTAGCAGAACAAGTTCTCAGTAAATGTGCTAGCAAGCTCAAAAATTATCTGACTGAAGCAGTGAAATCGTCGGGTGTCTCTTTAGATAAGTATAGTAAGGTAGTGGCTTCGATATGTGAAGGGACATTCAGTGCTTTGCAGCAGGACCAACTTGTTGAGAATGAGAAAGAG GATAGTCAAGGTCATTTAACAAAGGAAGCAGAAGTAGAG cAGGATAAACAGGAGGCAGAAGTAATTTCTACACCCGAGCGAACTGATCCACCTAAGGACGAATCAAGTAAGTCAGGAGTCAGCAATGGCATTGCGCAGCAAAATGATTCTTCTGTTGATACTGAGTCTACAAAGAAGCTAGATGATACGAATGCTAAAGATGAGCCTGAACAACTTGATAATCCTAGCAACACTGGCTTGGATAATACATCTGAAGAGAAACCAACTGTTGAACATCAAACTCAGGAAAGAGAACCTAGTTCTGTCAAAGAGGTGGATTCATCAAAAAGTTCAGATGTCAAGGAGGAGACTGAACCTGAAGCACTCTTGGAAAGCAAGGATGTGCAAAGTTTGCCTCCTGATGATTCATCTGTTAACGCTGCTGCTTCTGAAAATGATCAGGAAACAAGTGTGCAGGCTTTTCCATCGAAGACATCAGCTGATGAAACTGCCAATGTCAGTTCTCCATCTAAGGCTGAAGATCTTGTTGAGGAAATCCGGCCGAAGACGACTACAAAGCAGAAGAAAAAGGGGAGCTCGACGAAGGAGGCCAAGCCATCAGCTGATGAAACTGCCAATGTCAGTTCTCCATCTAAGGCTGAAGATCTCGTTGAGCAAATCCAGCCTAAGACGACTGCAAACCAGAAGAAAAAGGAGAGCTCGACGAAGGAGGCCAAGTCATCATCTGATGAAACTGCCAATGTCAGTTCTCCATCTAAGGCTGAAGATCTCGTTGAGGAAATCCAGCCTAAGACAACTGCAAACCAGAAGAAAAAGGAGAGCTCGTCGAAGGAGGCCAAGCCATCAGCTGATGAAACTGCCACTGTCAGTTCTCCATCTAATGCTGAAGATCTTGTTGAGGAAACCCGGCCTAAGACGACCGCAAACCAGAAGAAAAAGGAGAGCTCGGGGAAGGAGGCCAAGCCATCTGCTGCTAGTGTTACCGAAGAAGCTCCCGAAGAAACAAACACTTCTGAAGCTAAAGTGACAAAAAAGTCCGGAAAAAAGGTTGCCTCATCAAGTAAAGCCAAGTCTACTGTTTCTCCTTCAAAGAAAAGCACCTCTGAGACAAAAGCTGCAAAGCAGTCAGAGAAGAAGGCAGTTGAGAGTGATAATGTACAAGAATCCTCAAAGCCAAaagtggaaaagaaaaaaacaggaCGTGGGAAAGCCATGGATGATAATTCTTCAGGTGATAGTGAAAAA CCGGCTGTTTCCTCTGGAAAGTCAGCCTCAAAGTCAAAGAAAGAAGTGAAGGAACCGATAGAAGAGAGTCCTAATACAAGCTCAAAGAGAAAACGAAGTCTGGGCAAA GCATCTGATCTCCAAACCCCTGACGGAAATATAGTTGGGTCGAGGGTCAGGGTCTGGTGGCCTATTGATAAAGC GTATTATAAAGGTGTGGTCGATTCATATGATTCTGCTAAGAAGAGACATCTG GTTATCTATGATGATGGAGATCAAGAAATCTTGAATCTTAAGAAACAGAAGTGGCATTTTCTGGATGAATCAGAAACAGAG GGTGAAGAAGCTGCTGATCAGACAGGTCATGAGGAAGAAGA GCCCCAGAGTAAGAAAGCTAAGACAGGCAAGCAATCAAAGATTGGAGCATCAGGGAAAAA GGGTGGTGGGGCTGGTTCAAGCAAGTCTAAAGCTACTCCTGCTTCCAAGTCCGGCAAGAAGTCCCAGGATGACAAACCAAAGGATTCAAAGGCGGCTAAAGGCAAAGCAAAATCTACACCTGCTTCTAAGACCAAGGACAGCGATGTGGAGTCAGAATCGGAAGAGACGCCGAAGGCACCAGAACCAGCAACCAAGGGGAAATCAGTCAGTTCAGGCAAGTCGCAGGCAAGTCAGTCCAAGTCCGGTAAGAAGAGGAAGCGATGA
- the LOC106354749 gene encoding sister chromatid cohesion protein PDS5 homolog C-like isoform X3, which yields MSDSEKEIENQILEAGEKLVDPPSSLDELLPLLDKIFTCLVDVEQSPPASMQNALSPLMTALVDGKLVKHSDIDVKVAVAACISEITRITAPDAPYDDDKMREVFKLIVSSFENLDDDSSRSYSKRTSILETVAKVRSCVVMLDLECDSLLIEMFQNFLKAVRDHHTGNLFSSMENIMTLVLEESEEIPPKMLSPILHYVRKDDEVPQVSRSLAEQVLSKCASKLKNYLTEAVKSSGVSLDKYSKVVASICEGTFSALQQDQLVENEKEDSQGHLTKEAEVEDKQEAEVISTPERTDPPKDESSKSGVSNGIAQQNDSSVDTESTKKLDDTNAKDEPEQLDNPSNTGLDNTSEEKPTVEHQTQEREPSSVKEVDSSKSSDVKEETEPEALLESKDVQSLPPDDSSVNAAASENDQETSVQAFPSKTSADETANVSSPSKAEDLVEEIRPKTTTKQKKKGSSTKEAKPSADETANVSSPSKAEDLVEQIQPKTTANQKKKESSTKEAKSSSDETANVSSPSKAEDLVEEIQPKTTANQKKKESSSKEAKPSADETATVSSPSNAEDLVEETRPKTTANQKKKESSGKEAKPSAASVTEEAPEETNTSEAKVTKKSGKKVASSSKAKSTVSPSKKSTSETKAAKQSEKKAVESDNVQESSKPKVEKKKTGRGKAMDDNSSGDSEKPAVSSGKSASKSKKEVKEPIEESPNTSSKRKRSLGKASDLQTPDGNIVGSRVRVWWPIDKAYYKGVVDSYDSAKKRHLVIYDDGDQEILNLKKQKWHFLDESETEQGEEAADQTGHEEEEPQSKKAKTGKQSKIGASGKKGGGAGSSKSKATPASKSGKKSQDDKPKDSKAAKGKAKSTPASKTKDSDVESESEETPKAPEPATKGKSVSSGKSQASQSKSGKKRKR from the exons ATGTCGGATTCTGAGAAAGAGATCGAGAATCAGATTCTGGAAGCAGGGGAAAAGCTTGTTGATCCACCTTCTTCACTCGATGAGCTTCTTCCTCTCCTTGAC AAAATCTTCACTTGCTTAGTAGATGTTGAGCAGTCACCTCCTGCCTCAATGCAGAATGCGCTCTCTCCATTGATGACAGCATTAGTCGATGGGAAACTCGTCAAGCATTCTGATATCGATGTGAAAGTTGCAGTCGCTGCCTGCATCAGTGAGATTACTAGAATAACTGCTCCGGATGCTCCTTATGATGATGATAAGATGAGG GAGGTATTTAAGCTAATCGTATCATCATTTGAAAATTTAGACGACGACTCTAGTCGCTCCTATTCCAAAAGGACCTCGATCCTTGAAACTGTGGCCAAGGTCAGATCGTGCGTTGTGATGTTGGATCTTGAATGTGATTCACTTCTTATCGAGATGTTCCAAAACTTCTTGAAGGCCGTTAG GGACCATCATACAGGGAACTTATTTTCTTCTATGGAGAACATTATGACACTTGTTTTAGAAGAAAGCGAGGAGATACCTCCAAAGATGCTTTCACCAATTCTGCATTATGTTAGAAAGGATGATGAG GTTCCCCAAGTATCACGGAGTTTAGCAGAACAAGTTCTCAGTAAATGTGCTAGCAAGCTCAAAAATTATCTGACTGAAGCAGTGAAATCGTCGGGTGTCTCTTTAGATAAGTATAGTAAGGTAGTGGCTTCGATATGTGAAGGGACATTCAGTGCTTTGCAGCAGGACCAACTTGTTGAGAATGAGAAAGAG GATAGTCAAGGTCATTTAACAAAGGAAGCAGAAGTAGAG GATAAACAGGAGGCAGAAGTAATTTCTACACCCGAGCGAACTGATCCACCTAAGGACGAATCAAGTAAGTCAGGAGTCAGCAATGGCATTGCGCAGCAAAATGATTCTTCTGTTGATACTGAGTCTACAAAGAAGCTAGATGATACGAATGCTAAAGATGAGCCTGAACAACTTGATAATCCTAGCAACACTGGCTTGGATAATACATCTGAAGAGAAACCAACTGTTGAACATCAAACTCAGGAAAGAGAACCTAGTTCTGTCAAAGAGGTGGATTCATCAAAAAGTTCAGATGTCAAGGAGGAGACTGAACCTGAAGCACTCTTGGAAAGCAAGGATGTGCAAAGTTTGCCTCCTGATGATTCATCTGTTAACGCTGCTGCTTCTGAAAATGATCAGGAAACAAGTGTGCAGGCTTTTCCATCGAAGACATCAGCTGATGAAACTGCCAATGTCAGTTCTCCATCTAAGGCTGAAGATCTTGTTGAGGAAATCCGGCCGAAGACGACTACAAAGCAGAAGAAAAAGGGGAGCTCGACGAAGGAGGCCAAGCCATCAGCTGATGAAACTGCCAATGTCAGTTCTCCATCTAAGGCTGAAGATCTCGTTGAGCAAATCCAGCCTAAGACGACTGCAAACCAGAAGAAAAAGGAGAGCTCGACGAAGGAGGCCAAGTCATCATCTGATGAAACTGCCAATGTCAGTTCTCCATCTAAGGCTGAAGATCTCGTTGAGGAAATCCAGCCTAAGACAACTGCAAACCAGAAGAAAAAGGAGAGCTCGTCGAAGGAGGCCAAGCCATCAGCTGATGAAACTGCCACTGTCAGTTCTCCATCTAATGCTGAAGATCTTGTTGAGGAAACCCGGCCTAAGACGACCGCAAACCAGAAGAAAAAGGAGAGCTCGGGGAAGGAGGCCAAGCCATCTGCTGCTAGTGTTACCGAAGAAGCTCCCGAAGAAACAAACACTTCTGAAGCTAAAGTGACAAAAAAGTCCGGAAAAAAGGTTGCCTCATCAAGTAAAGCCAAGTCTACTGTTTCTCCTTCAAAGAAAAGCACCTCTGAGACAAAAGCTGCAAAGCAGTCAGAGAAGAAGGCAGTTGAGAGTGATAATGTACAAGAATCCTCAAAGCCAAaagtggaaaagaaaaaaacaggaCGTGGGAAAGCCATGGATGATAATTCTTCAGGTGATAGTGAAAAA CCGGCTGTTTCCTCTGGAAAGTCAGCCTCAAAGTCAAAGAAAGAAGTGAAGGAACCGATAGAAGAGAGTCCTAATACAAGCTCAAAGAGAAAACGAAGTCTGGGCAAA GCATCTGATCTCCAAACCCCTGACGGAAATATAGTTGGGTCGAGGGTCAGGGTCTGGTGGCCTATTGATAAAGC GTATTATAAAGGTGTGGTCGATTCATATGATTCTGCTAAGAAGAGACATCTG GTTATCTATGATGATGGAGATCAAGAAATCTTGAATCTTAAGAAACAGAAGTGGCATTTTCTGGATGAATCAGAAACAGAG CAGGGTGAAGAAGCTGCTGATCAGACAGGTCATGAGGAAGAAGA GCCCCAGAGTAAGAAAGCTAAGACAGGCAAGCAATCAAAGATTGGAGCATCAGGGAAAAA GGGTGGTGGGGCTGGTTCAAGCAAGTCTAAAGCTACTCCTGCTTCCAAGTCCGGCAAGAAGTCCCAGGATGACAAACCAAAGGATTCAAAGGCGGCTAAAGGCAAAGCAAAATCTACACCTGCTTCTAAGACCAAGGACAGCGATGTGGAGTCAGAATCGGAAGAGACGCCGAAGGCACCAGAACCAGCAACCAAGGGGAAATCAGTCAGTTCAGGCAAGTCGCAGGCAAGTCAGTCCAAGTCCGGTAAGAAGAGGAAGCGATGA
- the LOC106354749 gene encoding sister chromatid cohesion protein PDS5 homolog C-like isoform X4: MSDSEKEIENQILEAGEKLVDPPSSLDELLPLLDKIFTCLVDVEQSPPASMQNALSPLMTALVDGKLVKHSDIDVKVAVAACISEITRITAPDAPYDDDKMREVFKLIVSSFENLDDDSSRSYSKRTSILETVAKVRSCVVMLDLECDSLLIEMFQNFLKAVRDHHTGNLFSSMENIMTLVLEESEEIPPKMLSPILHYVRKDDEVPQVSRSLAEQVLSKCASKLKNYLTEAVKSSGVSLDKYSKVVASICEGTFSALQQDQLVENEKEDSQGHLTKEAEVEDKQEAEVISTPERTDPPKDESSKSGVSNGIAQQNDSSVDTESTKKLDDTNAKDEPEQLDNPSNTGLDNTSEEKPTVEHQTQEREPSSVKEVDSSKSSDVKEETEPEALLESKDVQSLPPDDSSVNAAASENDQETSVQAFPSKTSADETANVSSPSKAEDLVEEIRPKTTTKQKKKGSSTKEAKPSADETANVSSPSKAEDLVEQIQPKTTANQKKKESSTKEAKSSSDETANVSSPSKAEDLVEEIQPKTTANQKKKESSSKEAKPSADETATVSSPSNAEDLVEETRPKTTANQKKKESSGKEAKPSAASVTEEAPEETNTSEAKVTKKSGKKVASSSKAKSTVSPSKKSTSETKAAKQSEKKAVESDNVQESSKPKVEKKKTGRGKAMDDNSSGDSEKPAVSSGKSASKSKKEVKEPIEESPNTSSKRKRSLGKASDLQTPDGNIVGSRVRVWWPIDKAYYKGVVDSYDSAKKRHLVIYDDGDQEILNLKKQKWHFLDESETEGEEAADQTGHEEEEPQSKKAKTGKQSKIGASGKKGGGAGSSKSKATPASKSGKKSQDDKPKDSKAAKGKAKSTPASKTKDSDVESESEETPKAPEPATKGKSVSSGKSQASQSKSGKKRKR; this comes from the exons ATGTCGGATTCTGAGAAAGAGATCGAGAATCAGATTCTGGAAGCAGGGGAAAAGCTTGTTGATCCACCTTCTTCACTCGATGAGCTTCTTCCTCTCCTTGAC AAAATCTTCACTTGCTTAGTAGATGTTGAGCAGTCACCTCCTGCCTCAATGCAGAATGCGCTCTCTCCATTGATGACAGCATTAGTCGATGGGAAACTCGTCAAGCATTCTGATATCGATGTGAAAGTTGCAGTCGCTGCCTGCATCAGTGAGATTACTAGAATAACTGCTCCGGATGCTCCTTATGATGATGATAAGATGAGG GAGGTATTTAAGCTAATCGTATCATCATTTGAAAATTTAGACGACGACTCTAGTCGCTCCTATTCCAAAAGGACCTCGATCCTTGAAACTGTGGCCAAGGTCAGATCGTGCGTTGTGATGTTGGATCTTGAATGTGATTCACTTCTTATCGAGATGTTCCAAAACTTCTTGAAGGCCGTTAG GGACCATCATACAGGGAACTTATTTTCTTCTATGGAGAACATTATGACACTTGTTTTAGAAGAAAGCGAGGAGATACCTCCAAAGATGCTTTCACCAATTCTGCATTATGTTAGAAAGGATGATGAG GTTCCCCAAGTATCACGGAGTTTAGCAGAACAAGTTCTCAGTAAATGTGCTAGCAAGCTCAAAAATTATCTGACTGAAGCAGTGAAATCGTCGGGTGTCTCTTTAGATAAGTATAGTAAGGTAGTGGCTTCGATATGTGAAGGGACATTCAGTGCTTTGCAGCAGGACCAACTTGTTGAGAATGAGAAAGAG GATAGTCAAGGTCATTTAACAAAGGAAGCAGAAGTAGAG GATAAACAGGAGGCAGAAGTAATTTCTACACCCGAGCGAACTGATCCACCTAAGGACGAATCAAGTAAGTCAGGAGTCAGCAATGGCATTGCGCAGCAAAATGATTCTTCTGTTGATACTGAGTCTACAAAGAAGCTAGATGATACGAATGCTAAAGATGAGCCTGAACAACTTGATAATCCTAGCAACACTGGCTTGGATAATACATCTGAAGAGAAACCAACTGTTGAACATCAAACTCAGGAAAGAGAACCTAGTTCTGTCAAAGAGGTGGATTCATCAAAAAGTTCAGATGTCAAGGAGGAGACTGAACCTGAAGCACTCTTGGAAAGCAAGGATGTGCAAAGTTTGCCTCCTGATGATTCATCTGTTAACGCTGCTGCTTCTGAAAATGATCAGGAAACAAGTGTGCAGGCTTTTCCATCGAAGACATCAGCTGATGAAACTGCCAATGTCAGTTCTCCATCTAAGGCTGAAGATCTTGTTGAGGAAATCCGGCCGAAGACGACTACAAAGCAGAAGAAAAAGGGGAGCTCGACGAAGGAGGCCAAGCCATCAGCTGATGAAACTGCCAATGTCAGTTCTCCATCTAAGGCTGAAGATCTCGTTGAGCAAATCCAGCCTAAGACGACTGCAAACCAGAAGAAAAAGGAGAGCTCGACGAAGGAGGCCAAGTCATCATCTGATGAAACTGCCAATGTCAGTTCTCCATCTAAGGCTGAAGATCTCGTTGAGGAAATCCAGCCTAAGACAACTGCAAACCAGAAGAAAAAGGAGAGCTCGTCGAAGGAGGCCAAGCCATCAGCTGATGAAACTGCCACTGTCAGTTCTCCATCTAATGCTGAAGATCTTGTTGAGGAAACCCGGCCTAAGACGACCGCAAACCAGAAGAAAAAGGAGAGCTCGGGGAAGGAGGCCAAGCCATCTGCTGCTAGTGTTACCGAAGAAGCTCCCGAAGAAACAAACACTTCTGAAGCTAAAGTGACAAAAAAGTCCGGAAAAAAGGTTGCCTCATCAAGTAAAGCCAAGTCTACTGTTTCTCCTTCAAAGAAAAGCACCTCTGAGACAAAAGCTGCAAAGCAGTCAGAGAAGAAGGCAGTTGAGAGTGATAATGTACAAGAATCCTCAAAGCCAAaagtggaaaagaaaaaaacaggaCGTGGGAAAGCCATGGATGATAATTCTTCAGGTGATAGTGAAAAA CCGGCTGTTTCCTCTGGAAAGTCAGCCTCAAAGTCAAAGAAAGAAGTGAAGGAACCGATAGAAGAGAGTCCTAATACAAGCTCAAAGAGAAAACGAAGTCTGGGCAAA GCATCTGATCTCCAAACCCCTGACGGAAATATAGTTGGGTCGAGGGTCAGGGTCTGGTGGCCTATTGATAAAGC GTATTATAAAGGTGTGGTCGATTCATATGATTCTGCTAAGAAGAGACATCTG GTTATCTATGATGATGGAGATCAAGAAATCTTGAATCTTAAGAAACAGAAGTGGCATTTTCTGGATGAATCAGAAACAGAG GGTGAAGAAGCTGCTGATCAGACAGGTCATGAGGAAGAAGA GCCCCAGAGTAAGAAAGCTAAGACAGGCAAGCAATCAAAGATTGGAGCATCAGGGAAAAA GGGTGGTGGGGCTGGTTCAAGCAAGTCTAAAGCTACTCCTGCTTCCAAGTCCGGCAAGAAGTCCCAGGATGACAAACCAAAGGATTCAAAGGCGGCTAAAGGCAAAGCAAAATCTACACCTGCTTCTAAGACCAAGGACAGCGATGTGGAGTCAGAATCGGAAGAGACGCCGAAGGCACCAGAACCAGCAACCAAGGGGAAATCAGTCAGTTCAGGCAAGTCGCAGGCAAGTCAGTCCAAGTCCGGTAAGAAGAGGAAGCGATGA